The DNA segment CCTCGCCCTGCAGGGGCCGGAAGTCCAGCACGGCCCACCCCCGGCCAGGGTCAGCCCAAGCCACAGATCATCCGTTCTGGGGCCCCGTCTCGGCCCGGTTCTCCAACCCGTGCCGGCGCTCCCGCGAAACCCGGCGCACCCTCACGCCCCACCCCCCGGCCTGAACTGGTCGGTAAACCCGTCCCCCGCCGTCCTGCGGGCACCGGCGTGCCTCAACGTCAGGGGGGGCCAAGCCGTCCGGGAGCACCCACCCGACAGGGTCGCCCTGGGATGCCTCCCCGCAGCGGCAACACCCTGGAACTGGTCGGCAAGCCGATTCGTCGCGACGGCAGCACCACCGGTAGCGGTCGTCCGGGAGCACCCACCCGTCCAGGAGCACCTGGACGCCCCGGCATGCCCGCTGGAATGCGCAAACCGGTGGCTCCCGGTGAGCTCATGCAGCTGCAGAAGCCTGTCGGCAGGCCAGCAGCACCGGCACCCCGTCGTCCCGATGCACCCACCAAAGCCGGTGCAGGTGCAGGAACGGCAACCCCGCCCGTGGCGCGCCCGAACGCCCCCTCGGCACCGCGTCGACCCAGCTTCCGTCCTGGTGGCCCTGGTGGCCAACGGCGGCCTGGGCGGCCCGACTGGGATGACAGCGCCCGGCTCGATGCTCTGCGCAGCCGCTCGCCGCAGAAACAGCGCCAGAAGGTGCACATCATCGGCGAGAACGACGACTCCCTGGCGGCACAGACCGGCGGTTTCGCCGGCGAGCAGGAGAACATGGTTCTCTCGGCGAGCCTGGCGCGTCCCGCCAAGCCCAAGTCGCAACAGCGCACCGCACCCAAGCCGGTGGCGGCGATGCGGAAGCGCAAGAAGGAAACCGCCCGTCAGCGTCAGCGCCGGCGTGCCATGGAGCTGCGAGCAGCTCGGGAAGCCAAGCAGGTGCGGCCCGAAATGATCGTGGTGCCGGAGGACAACCTCACGGTGCAGGAACTGGCAGACATGCTGAGCGTCGAAAGCTCAGAAATCATCAAATCCCTGTTCTTCAAAGGGATCATCGCCACGGTCACCCAGACCCTGGACATGCCAACAATCGAGGCCGTCGCCGACGAATTTGGTGTGCCAGTGCTGCAGGACGACGTGGAGGAGGCGGCCAAGAAGACCGTCGAAATGATCGAAGAGGCCGACAAGGCTCACCTGATCCGGCGTCCGCCCGTGGTCACCGTCATGGGCCACGTCGACCACGGCAAAACCAGCCTTCTGGATGCCATCCGTCAGGCCCGCGTCGCTGCGGGTGAGGCCGGCGGCATCACGCAGCACATCGGTGCGTATCAGGTTGAGATCGAGCACAACAACGAGCAGCGCAAGCTCACCTTCCTGGACACTCCGGGCCACGAAGCGTTCACGGCCATGCGAGCCCGCGGCACCAAGGTGACCGACGTGGCTGTGCTGGTGGTGGCCGCCGATGACGGCGTCAGGCCGCAGACCCTGGAAGCCATCAGCCACGCCCGGGCCGCCGAAGTGCCGATTGTGGTGGCAATCAACAAGATCGACAAGGAAGGTTCATCGCCCGAACGGGTGAAACAGGAGCTGTCTGAGCAAAACCTGCTGGCAGAAGACTGGGGCGGCGATGTGGTGATGGTGCCGGTGAGCGCCATCAAGGGCGAAAACATCGACAAGCTGCTGGAGATGCTGCTGCTGGTCACCGAAGTGGAAGACCTGCAGGCCAACCCGGATCGTCTGGCCCGCGGCACCGTGATCGAAGCTCACCTCGACAAAGCCAAAGGCCCTGTCGCCACGCTACTGGTGCAGAACGGCACCCTCAAAACAGGCGACGTTTTGGCCGCTGGTCCGGTGCTGGGCAAGGTTCGGGCCATGGTGGACGACAACCGCCAACGGCTCAAGCAAGCTGGTCCTTCCTTTGCGGTGGAGGCCCTGGGCTTCAGCGAGGTGCCCACCGCCGGTGATGAGTTCGAGGTGTACCCCGACGAGAAATCGGCCCGTGCCGTCGTGGGCGATCGCGCCTCCGATGCCCGTGCCACCCGACTGGCCCAGCAGATGGCGTCACGACGCGTCTCGCTCACAGCCATGTCCGGCCAGGCCAATGACGGCGAGCTCAAGGAACTCAACCTGATTCTCAAAGCCGACGTTCAGGGCTCTGTGGAAGCCATCCTCGGATCGCTCGAACAGCTGCCCAAGGATGAGG comes from the Synechococcus sp. A15-62 genome and includes:
- the infB gene encoding translation initiation factor IF-2 codes for the protein MTSSGKVRIYELSKDLGLENKDVLDAAEKLSIAAKSHSSSISDAEAVKIRSLLGKGGNGAKPAAAAPAKPAPGKAILSVKKAAPATPSKPTPAVSKPVAKPVVTKPTAAAKPQAAPKPPAAATPKPVISKPAPTPVKASAAPARPAAPQKPPAAPARPTAAKPVPRPAAAKPQVVSKPAAGKPELVSKPKAAAKPTAPTPRPTPARPTPRPAGAGSPARPTPGQGQPKPQIIRSGAPSRPGSPTRAGAPAKPGAPSRPTPRPELVGKPVPRRPAGTGVPQRQGGPSRPGAPTRQGRPGMPPRSGNTLELVGKPIRRDGSTTGSGRPGAPTRPGAPGRPGMPAGMRKPVAPGELMQLQKPVGRPAAPAPRRPDAPTKAGAGAGTATPPVARPNAPSAPRRPSFRPGGPGGQRRPGRPDWDDSARLDALRSRSPQKQRQKVHIIGENDDSLAAQTGGFAGEQENMVLSASLARPAKPKSQQRTAPKPVAAMRKRKKETARQRQRRRAMELRAAREAKQVRPEMIVVPEDNLTVQELADMLSVESSEIIKSLFFKGIIATVTQTLDMPTIEAVADEFGVPVLQDDVEEAAKKTVEMIEEADKAHLIRRPPVVTVMGHVDHGKTSLLDAIRQARVAAGEAGGITQHIGAYQVEIEHNNEQRKLTFLDTPGHEAFTAMRARGTKVTDVAVLVVAADDGVRPQTLEAISHARAAEVPIVVAINKIDKEGSSPERVKQELSEQNLLAEDWGGDVVMVPVSAIKGENIDKLLEMLLLVTEVEDLQANPDRLARGTVIEAHLDKAKGPVATLLVQNGTLKTGDVLAAGPVLGKVRAMVDDNRQRLKQAGPSFAVEALGFSEVPTAGDEFEVYPDEKSARAVVGDRASDARATRLAQQMASRRVSLTAMSGQANDGELKELNLILKADVQGSVEAILGSLEQLPKDEVQVRVLLSAPGEITETDVDLAAASGAVIVGFNTSMASGAKKAADATGVDVRDYDVIYKLLEDIQMAMEGLLEPELVEEALGEAEVRAVFTIGKSAVAGCYVTTGKLHRNCRVRVHRGKQVVYEGDLDSLRRNKDDVKEVATGFECGVGTDRFANWEEGDRIEAFKMVTQRRKLTT